ATAGAATGGCATTTATATCTAAATTTATACCTCAAAAAGAAGGATTGGATTATCAAATTGGTTCTATGGGCGGGGCTCGGTATCTTGCATCAATTGTGAAATCAAAATATGGCGGTAAAACATATGAAACTGCTAAATTAGTTGGTGTTGAAAAAGACACCGGAAAAGACATGTATAGAATAACAGTTGTTGTTAGGATACCCGAATATACTGTTGGAGATATTATTAAATATAATAAAGGTAGTAAAACAGGCAGTAAAATAAATAATAACAATGATATAATATGTAAAGTAGTTTCAATGAATGAAAATAAACTATATTTAGAATCACTACTTAGAAGAGATAAAATATCATTGGTATGGAGTGATGCCGAAAAAAATACTTCGTTATTAAAAGAAGGAAAAGAATGCCAAACTGCAACAGTAATTTCTGTATCTCCCACTACAATAATGGCAATGGATAATGAAAATTATGAAATATATGAATATGACAATATTTTTAATAATAAAAATAATATAAATGAAGGCGACATATTAAAAATATTTAAAGATGAAAATATAAATCATATAGTAAATAAAATAGATAAATAAATTAAATAAACTTAAAATTATATTAAATTGATATTAATTAATATGTATATATTGGTGAAAATATGGATAATATATCAATTGATGAATTAAAAACCATTTCTAAAAAAATAAGATATAATATCGTAAAAATGATAGGTTTGGCAAATTCTGGACACCCTGGTGGTTCATTGTCG
The window above is part of the Methanococcus aeolicus Nankai-3 genome. Proteins encoded here:
- a CDS encoding 60S ribosomal export protein NMD3; translated protein: MKGFCYRCGYEGELLDGLCNKCYSQLNPLFNITDEVRIEACHMCGSYKRKNWQDPQEKELDDILTEMAYYAVKDNIKVNNKNIDMEIIPLEPQQLPGGKKSRVVVPTKIIAEGKLLDEKENRIEEKEIVVHILMVQCPRCSRYMSNYYEAILQVRAMNRYLTEEEREELDNFIRDEVDKRMKKDRMAFISKFIPQKEGLDYQIGSMGGARYLASIVKSKYGGKTYETAKLVGVEKDTGKDMYRITVVVRIPEYTVGDIIKYNKGSKTGSKINNNNDIICKVVSMNENKLYLESLLRRDKISLVWSDAEKNTSLLKEGKECQTATVISVSPTTIMAMDNENYEIYEYDNIFNNKNNINEGDILKIFKDENINHIVNKIDK